In Gemmobacter sp., the sequence GTTCCAGGATCTGGGCGAGGTGGCTGCGGCCGTCTATGGCCTGACCCCCGGCGTGGCCGTGGATGGCCTGCTGGAACGCGAAAGCCTTGGCCCCACCGGCGTGGGCCATGGCATCGCCCTGCCCCATGCGCGGCTGGAAGGGCTGGACCGCATCGTCGGCGTGTTCGTGCGGCTGGAAAAGCCGATGGATTTCGACAGTGTCGATCGCCAGCCGGTGGACCTGATCTTTACCCTGTTCGCGCCCAAGGACAGCGGCGTCGAACATCTCAAGGCGCTGGCGCTGATCTCGCGCACCA encodes:
- a CDS encoding PTS sugar transporter subunit IIA; the encoded protein is MDIAKILKPEAVRVLAGMTSKKRLFQDLGEVAAAVYGLTPGVAVDGLLERESLGPTGVGHGIALPHARLEGLDRIVGVFVRLEKPMDFDSVDRQPVDLIFTLFAPKDSGVEHLKALALISRTMRDPGVCAKLRANAQASTLYAILTENRPQAAA